AGGTCAGTCAGGTGTAGGCGGTAGACAGGTGCAGCGGGAGGCCTTTTCCGGTTCGGCCAGTTGGGGGTCATGCGGAGGCGCCGGAGGGGTGCGGTGGCGGGCCAGCCGTGCGCTGAGCGCCATGGCGGCCCGCTCCCCGAGGCCGATGCCCAACAGGCCGGTGAGCCCGAGCAGGGCCGGTGCCGGTGCCTTGAGGTCGCAGGCCCAGTAGAGGGCGCCCATTGCCAGCCCTGCGGCAAAGGAGATCGCGAGGCGGCGTCCGAACGCGGCGGGGCCAGGCCGACGTGTGGCCCTCACAGCAGCCTCTGCAGCATGCTCTGTCCGAGCAGTATGCCCAGCAGGCCGGCCAGGGCGACGGGCGGAGGAACGGGCGCTTTGACGCGCAGCGCCGCGTACAGGACGCCGACCAGGGTCCCGGCCAGCAGGGTTTGGACATACGCCACCGCGGTCAGTTCCCGGTGCGCCACTGGTGGTTGGGCAGGAACCTCACGTCGTACTCGCGCGGGACGGTGCCGAATTTATGCGGCTCGGGCACGTACGGCTGCACCGGCAGGCCGAGTTCTTCGGTGGGCGTGCCGAGGTGTTCGAAGAACCGCTCGAAGGTTCCGCCCGGGCCCGCGGCGACCCCGACGATCCGGCTGTGGTGGCGCTCGATGCGGTAGGCGTGCGGGCAGTTCTTGGGTACGAATCCGAAGTCGCCCGCGGTGAGGAGCTTTTCTTGCTGCTCG
Above is a window of Streptomyces sp. NBC_00490 DNA encoding:
- a CDS encoding DUF1427 family protein; this translates as MAYVQTLLAGTLVGVLYAALRVKAPVPPPVALAGLLGILLGQSMLQRLL
- a CDS encoding quercetin 2,3-dioxygenase, which codes for MTMEFATRYRSRSRIPAEQGKPYFIEKGMGDRAHLFTDLVTVYAGGEQTENAFNFFTVEGPKGDLIPAHSHADTHEVFYVTDGAVRLFVEDLQGEQQEKLLTAGDFGFVPKNCPHAYRIERHHSRIVGVAAGPGGTFERFFEHLGTPTEELGLPVQPYVPEPHKFGTVPREYDVRFLPNHQWRTGN
- a CDS encoding DUF1427 family protein, with product MRATRRPGPAAFGRRLAISFAAGLAMGALYWACDLKAPAPALLGLTGLLGIGLGERAAMALSARLARHRTPPAPPHDPQLAEPEKASRCTCLPPTPD